One part of the Anaerolineae bacterium genome encodes these proteins:
- the pdxA gene encoding 4-hydroxythreonine-4-phosphate dehydrogenase PdxA produces MQRPTLFVTMGDPAGVGPEVVCKALARLRGGSVARLVTVGSRAVLERAARWVGVQLVFRDYQPMTDEELEPGEVELVDLALPDLEGCPPGRMDPLCGEASYRYIEDAVARCRRGEGVGLVTAPINKAAVNAAGHHYAGHTEILAHLLGARDVAMLLATPSLRVSHVSTHCSLEQAIARVRSERIQRVARLTVDALRGLGYAQPRLAVAGLNPHAGEGGLFGDEEQRHIRPAVEALVGEGIDARGPEPPDTVFWRASRGDFDAVVAMYHDQGHIAVKMLGFSQGVNVTLGLPVVRTSVDHGTAFDIAGTGRADEGSLLAALDLASRLAEWRAGRAT; encoded by the coding sequence ATGCAGCGGCCGACTCTTTTCGTGACCATGGGCGACCCTGCCGGGGTCGGTCCAGAGGTGGTGTGCAAAGCGCTGGCCCGGCTGCGCGGAGGCAGTGTGGCGCGGCTGGTGACGGTGGGCAGCCGGGCAGTGCTGGAGAGGGCGGCCCGGTGGGTGGGGGTCCAGCTGGTGTTCCGGGACTACCAGCCGATGACCGACGAGGAGCTCGAGCCGGGCGAGGTGGAGCTGGTGGACCTGGCCCTTCCCGACCTGGAGGGTTGCCCCCCCGGGCGGATGGACCCACTCTGCGGCGAGGCCTCCTACCGCTACATAGAGGATGCGGTGGCCCGCTGTCGCCGCGGCGAGGGAGTAGGCCTGGTCACCGCGCCCATCAACAAGGCGGCTGTGAACGCAGCCGGGCATCATTACGCCGGACACACCGAGATTCTGGCGCACCTCCTGGGGGCTCGGGACGTAGCTATGCTTCTGGCCACTCCCTCCCTACGGGTATCCCACGTTAGCACTCACTGCTCCTTGGAGCAGGCCATCGCCCGCGTGCGGAGCGAGCGCATACAGCGGGTAGCTCGCCTTACGGTGGATGCCCTCCGGGGGCTGGGGTATGCCCAGCCCCGTCTGGCCGTGGCAGGGCTGAACCCGCACGCAGGAGAGGGTGGCTTGTTCGGCGACGAGGAGCAACGTCACATCCGGCCGGCGGTGGAGGCGCTTGTCGGGGAGGGTATAGACGCCCGGGGCCCGGAGCCTCCTGACACCGTGTTCTGGCGGGCCTCGCGAGGGGACTTCGACGCGGTGGTAGCCATGTACCACGATCAGGGGCACATTGCAGTGAAGATGCTGGGGTTCAGCCAGGGAGTCAACGTGACCCTGGGCCTGCCCGTCGTGCGCACTTCGGTGGATCATGGGACGGCTTTCGACATCGCCGGGACCGGGCGGGCCGATGAAGGGAGCTTGTTGGCAGCTCTGGATCTGGCCTCTCGTTTGGCGGAATGGCGCGCCGGCCGCGCCACTTAG